In Mycobacterium sp. JS623, one genomic interval encodes:
- a CDS encoding glycosyltransferase: MTDLAAPRTTEVAARSARSYVLDIVIPVYNEERDLPGSVRRLHHFLATEVPYPSRITIADNASTDSTLTVAESLADELSDVDVIHLDAKGRGGALYTAWMASDADVVAYMDVDLSTDLSALMPLVAPLISGHSDIAIGSRLAASSRVVRGPKREFVSRSYNLILRGVLGAKFSDAQCGFKAVRAEVARQLLPHVADTGWFFDTELLVIAERAGLRIHEVPVDWVDDPDSRVDIVRTAVNDLKGCWRVGRALATGELPIRELQRSLGREPLVVGVPRGMVGQMVRFGIVGIASTLAFALLYLLLHPMMGAQAANLAALLLTAIANTAANRAFTFGIHGRTGVARHQLNGLLVFVFCLAVTSGSLFVLHRFDPTVGKVVELSVLVGANLVATLIRFVALRRVFSA; the protein is encoded by the coding sequence GTGACTGACCTGGCAGCTCCCCGCACGACCGAGGTGGCCGCGCGTTCGGCGCGCAGCTATGTCCTCGACATCGTGATTCCCGTCTACAACGAGGAGCGAGATCTCCCGGGAAGCGTGCGCCGGCTGCATCATTTTCTGGCCACCGAGGTGCCTTATCCGTCGCGAATCACGATCGCCGACAACGCCAGCACCGACAGTACGTTGACGGTCGCGGAGTCGTTGGCTGACGAGCTGTCCGATGTCGACGTGATTCACCTCGACGCCAAGGGCCGCGGCGGTGCGCTGTACACCGCGTGGATGGCCTCAGATGCCGACGTGGTCGCCTACATGGACGTCGACCTGTCCACCGACCTGTCTGCGTTGATGCCGCTTGTGGCGCCGCTGATTTCGGGTCACTCCGACATTGCGATCGGTTCACGATTGGCGGCGTCGTCACGTGTGGTGCGGGGGCCGAAGCGCGAATTCGTTTCTCGCAGTTACAATTTGATTCTGCGTGGCGTGTTGGGCGCCAAGTTCTCCGACGCGCAGTGCGGGTTCAAGGCCGTGCGGGCCGAAGTGGCGCGTCAACTGTTGCCGCACGTCGCCGACACCGGCTGGTTCTTCGACACCGAACTGCTGGTGATCGCCGAGCGGGCGGGGTTGCGCATCCACGAGGTTCCTGTCGACTGGGTCGACGATCCGGACTCGCGGGTCGACATCGTCCGCACCGCGGTCAACGACCTCAAGGGCTGCTGGCGGGTGGGCCGCGCGCTGGCGACAGGCGAGTTGCCGATCCGCGAGTTGCAGCGCAGCCTCGGCCGCGAGCCGCTGGTGGTCGGGGTGCCGCGCGGCATGGTCGGCCAGATGGTGCGGTTCGGCATCGTGGGCATCGCGAGCACGCTCGCCTTCGCCCTGCTCTATCTGTTGCTTCACCCCATGATGGGCGCGCAGGCCGCGAACCTCGCCGCGTTGCTGTTGACCGCGATCGCCAACACCGCGGCCAACCGGGCCTTCACGTTCGGCATTCATGGCCGTACCGGCGTCGCGCGGCATCAGTTGAACGGTTTGTTGGTGTTCGTGTTCTGTCTGGCCGTCACCAGCGGCTCGTTGTTCGTGCTGCACCGGTTCGATCCGACGGTCGGCAAGGTGGTGGAGTTGTCGGTGCTCGTTGGGGCGAACCTCGTCGCGACGTTGATCCGATTCGTGGCGCTGCGAAGGGTTTTCAGCGCCTAA
- a CDS encoding HTTM domain-containing protein, which translates to MNEHNVGMRRLPAIGKSWQAFWFGPQPMYTLGLVRMAFGALAVLWTLWLFPLLDEMFGTNGVAPQRPSIPYTWGVFDVWSSNPAVLIGWMLLLAASIALMVGWHSRFAAILVFILILSFQRRDPWFFNAGDAVVRIEALFIALAPSGAALSLDQRRRTGSFWSAQTLPNWPIRLIQVQMSIIYVVCVQTKLSGQTWLDGTAVSYALRLKDMQRMPVPDWISTSPSLMNAATWGTLVIEFALGVLVWNKRFRPWVLGGGVLLHMGIDLNIEIGIFSYAMMVLYVAWIAPDTARRLPDTIKHAITQLRARLGRDPQPDLAPPPPTAATQPDQLIHN; encoded by the coding sequence ATGAACGAACACAACGTAGGAATGCGCCGGCTACCGGCGATTGGTAAGAGCTGGCAGGCGTTTTGGTTTGGGCCTCAACCGATGTACACGCTGGGGTTGGTGCGGATGGCCTTTGGCGCGCTGGCGGTGTTGTGGACATTGTGGCTCTTCCCGTTGTTGGACGAGATGTTCGGCACCAATGGGGTTGCGCCGCAACGGCCGTCGATTCCGTATACCTGGGGTGTCTTTGACGTCTGGTCGAGCAACCCGGCGGTGCTGATCGGCTGGATGTTGTTGTTGGCGGCCTCGATTGCGTTGATGGTGGGCTGGCATAGCCGGTTTGCCGCGATCTTGGTTTTCATCCTGATTCTGTCGTTTCAGCGGCGTGATCCCTGGTTCTTCAATGCCGGTGATGCGGTAGTGCGCATCGAGGCGCTGTTCATCGCACTGGCGCCGAGCGGGGCGGCGTTGTCGTTGGATCAGCGTCGTCGCACCGGGTCGTTCTGGTCGGCGCAGACCTTGCCCAACTGGCCGATTCGGCTGATCCAGGTGCAGATGTCGATCATCTATGTGGTGTGCGTGCAAACCAAACTGTCCGGGCAGACATGGCTCGACGGCACCGCGGTGTCATATGCGCTGCGGCTCAAGGACATGCAGCGCATGCCGGTTCCGGACTGGATCAGCACCAGCCCGTCGCTGATGAACGCGGCGACCTGGGGCACCTTGGTGATCGAATTCGCGCTGGGCGTGCTGGTGTGGAACAAGCGCTTCCGGCCGTGGGTGCTGGGCGGCGGGGTGCTGTTGCATATGGGTATCGACCTCAACATCGAGATCGGCATCTTCAGCTACGCGATGATGGTGCTGTATGTGGCCTGGATCGCCCCCGACACCGCTCGGCGACTGCCGGACACGATCAAGCACGCGATCACCCAGTTGCGGGCACGGCTAGGCCGCGACCCTCAACCCGACCTTGCACCGCCGCCACCCACAGCGGCGACCCAACCCGACCAACTCATCCACAACTAA
- a CDS encoding HIT family protein, whose protein sequence is MATVFTKIINGDIPGRFVYEDDDVVAFLTIAPMTQGHTLVVPRAEIDQWQDVDAPEFNRVMAVSQLIGKAVCMAFDVERAGLIIAGLEVPHLHVHVFPARNLSDFGFANVDHNPSPESLDEAQAKIKEALAHLT, encoded by the coding sequence ATGGCGACCGTTTTCACCAAGATCATCAACGGGGACATACCGGGCCGGTTCGTCTACGAGGACGACGATGTGGTCGCCTTCCTGACGATCGCGCCGATGACGCAGGGCCACACGCTAGTGGTGCCGCGCGCCGAGATCGACCAGTGGCAGGACGTCGACGCCCCGGAGTTCAACCGCGTCATGGCGGTCTCGCAGCTGATCGGTAAGGCGGTCTGCATGGCATTCGACGTCGAGCGTGCCGGTCTCATCATCGCCGGGCTCGAGGTGCCGCACCTACACGTGCACGTGTTTCCGGCCCGCAACCTGAGCGACTTCGGGTTCGCCAACGTCGATCACAACCCGTCGCCGGAATCACTCGACGAGGCGCAGGCGAAGATCAAAGAGGCGCTGGCTCACCTCACCTGA
- a CDS encoding FHA domain-containing protein: MSSYLEISKPSGRELIALAGQRVSLGKLPTSQISLNQDPTVSRVHALLENFGLAWSIRDLGSRNGTYVNGEKITAERILRSGDELRLGNSRLIFWQATQADKVPADDITKSDECTRLRPRLTPREHDVLVSLCRPLVSDDPFAQPASIQQMARELFVTEAAIKQHLQNLYEKFGVPNGVGRRIALANDVVRRGAVSRTMLVCPQTQADVPAQVR, encoded by the coding sequence ATGTCTTCCTACCTCGAAATCTCGAAACCATCAGGACGAGAGTTGATCGCGCTGGCCGGCCAGCGAGTGAGCCTCGGCAAGCTCCCAACCAGTCAGATATCGCTGAATCAGGACCCAACTGTCTCCCGTGTCCACGCCCTCTTGGAAAACTTCGGGTTGGCTTGGTCGATCAGGGATCTGGGTAGTCGAAATGGCACGTATGTAAACGGAGAAAAGATCACTGCAGAGCGGATCCTGCGTTCTGGCGACGAATTGCGCCTCGGCAATTCACGGCTGATCTTCTGGCAGGCAACGCAAGCTGACAAGGTGCCGGCCGACGATATTACGAAATCCGACGAATGCACGCGGCTTCGGCCACGTTTGACCCCACGCGAACACGATGTCCTCGTTTCGTTGTGTCGGCCGTTGGTCTCCGACGACCCGTTCGCTCAACCCGCTTCGATCCAACAGATGGCTCGCGAGTTGTTCGTTACGGAGGCGGCCATCAAACAACATCTGCAAAACCTGTATGAAAAGTTCGGCGTCCCCAACGGGGTTGGGCGGCGGATCGCACTGGCCAATGATGTTGTCCGACGCGGCGCTGTTTCTCGCACGATGCTGGTCTGCCCTCAGACGCAAGCGGATGTGCCCGCTCAGGTGAGGTGA